A window of the Nitrosopumilus ureiphilus genome harbors these coding sequences:
- a CDS encoding DUF2024 family protein, protein MEIHVYDTYVKAADGHTMHFDVITGEKDHDKAITYGKEWLQSVGEGEAEMTTNECQFCHSQGAPEPVEQAIKEKGYFIQKMEGCP, encoded by the coding sequence ATGGAAATTCACGTATACGACACTTATGTCAAAGCAGCAGATGGTCATACCATGCACTTTGATGTAATTACTGGTGAAAAAGATCACGACAAAGCCATCACATATGGTAAAGAGTGGTTACAATCAGTCGGCGAGGGAGAAGCAGAGATGACAACAAATGAGTGTCAATTCTGTCACTCACAAGGTGCACCAGAGCCTGTAGAACAGGCAATTAAGGAAAAAGGCTACTTTATCCAGAAAATGGAAGGCTGTCCTTAA
- a CDS encoding cyclophilin-like fold protein — MKYSVEVKIPNSSNILLELDDSNSPKTVNDFIKKLPFTVDLNVWGDEIYTLKSPVSQPEENAKSPVELNDVAYWPTGKAICLFYGPTPIGKPGEITPASPVNVIGKIVSPDKTILNDVDGKRATFCLKS, encoded by the coding sequence ATGAAATATTCAGTTGAGGTCAAAATTCCAAACTCATCAAACATACTTTTAGAATTAGATGATTCAAATTCCCCAAAAACTGTTAATGATTTTATTAAAAAATTGCCCTTTACTGTTGACCTTAATGTGTGGGGAGATGAAATCTATACTTTGAAATCCCCTGTATCTCAACCTGAAGAAAATGCAAAATCTCCTGTTGAACTAAATGATGTTGCATATTGGCCGACTGGAAAAGCAATATGTTTGTTTTATGGTCCGACCCCAATTGGAAAGCCTGGCGAAATTACTCCTGCTTCGCCTGTAAATGTCATTGGGAAAATTGTTTCTCCAGACAAAACTATTCTAAATGATGTTGATGGCAAACGTGCCACATTTTGCTTGAAATCCTAA